A stretch of the Actinoalloteichus fjordicus genome encodes the following:
- the fabI gene encoding enoyl-ACP reductase FabI gives MSGLLEGKRLLVTGVITDASIAFHVAKVAQEQGAQVVLTGFGRMSLVQRIAGRLPQPAPVIELDVTNQEHLDSLADRVGEHVDGLDGVVHSIAFGPASCLGGDFLEAPWEDVSKAVEVSAYSLKSLTVAALPLLSAGSSVVGMDFDARQAWPAYNWMGVAKAALESTTRYLARDLGPRQIRVNLVSAGPVRTMAAKSIPGFVELEQGWGGRAPLGWDVNDAEPVAKTVAAVLSDWLPVTTGSMVMADGGFHAVGF, from the coding sequence GTGAGCGGACTGCTCGAAGGCAAACGACTGCTGGTGACCGGTGTCATCACCGATGCCTCGATCGCCTTCCACGTCGCGAAGGTCGCCCAGGAACAGGGCGCCCAGGTGGTGCTCACCGGTTTCGGCCGGATGAGCCTGGTGCAGCGGATCGCGGGCAGGCTCCCGCAGCCCGCCCCGGTGATCGAACTCGACGTGACTAACCAGGAACATCTCGACAGCCTGGCCGACCGCGTCGGCGAACACGTCGACGGACTCGACGGCGTGGTGCACTCGATCGCATTCGGTCCGGCGTCCTGCCTCGGCGGCGACTTCCTCGAAGCGCCGTGGGAGGACGTGTCCAAGGCGGTCGAGGTCTCGGCGTACTCGCTGAAGTCGTTGACCGTCGCCGCACTGCCGTTGCTGTCGGCGGGTTCGTCGGTGGTGGGGATGGACTTCGACGCCCGGCAGGCCTGGCCCGCCTACAACTGGATGGGCGTCGCCAAAGCCGCGCTGGAATCGACCACCCGATACCTGGCCAGGGACCTCGGGCCCCGCCAGATCCGGGTCAACCTCGTCTCGGCAGGCCCGGTGCGCACCATGGCTGCCAAGTCGATCCCCGGCTTCGTCGAACTGGAGCAGGGCTGGGGCGGCCGTGCCCCGCTGGGCTGGGACGTCAACGACGCCGAGCCGGTCGCCAAGACGGTGGCGGCGGTGCTCTCGGACTGGCTGCCGGTGACCACCGGTTCCATGGTGATGGCCGACGGCGGCTTCCACGCCGTCGGGTTCTGA
- a CDS encoding ferrochelatase, whose product MDFDAVLLLSFGGPEGPEDVRPFLENVTRGRGVPPERLDEVAEHYLHFGGVSPINELNRDIIGRLRTELDRLGLDLPIYFGNRNWHPMVEDTVERMTTDGIRRALVFATSAYGGYSACRQYDEDIRRARAAVGDAAPELVKLRQFFDHPLFVSAVADGVRRAFVELPGDQREQARLVFTAHSVPEAADAAAGPAEEGGHLYSRQVFEAARLVAAELGVAEHDVVWQSRSGPPQVPWLEPDIVDHLDTLYSANTQAVVVCPIGFVSDHLEVVWDLDAEARERAEELGMGFARAAAPGTDRRFAELIGELIREMVEGVPARRLSTLPADGCMVNGAWCATNCCAPARRPVRSEPATIDA is encoded by the coding sequence ATCGACTTCGACGCGGTGCTTCTGCTGTCCTTCGGCGGGCCGGAGGGTCCCGAGGACGTTCGTCCCTTCCTGGAGAACGTCACTCGTGGCCGGGGCGTGCCCCCGGAACGGCTCGACGAGGTGGCCGAGCACTACCTCCACTTCGGTGGGGTGTCGCCGATCAACGAGCTGAACCGGGACATCATCGGCAGGCTGCGGACCGAGCTGGATCGGCTCGGACTCGATCTGCCGATCTACTTCGGCAACCGCAACTGGCATCCGATGGTGGAGGACACCGTCGAGCGGATGACGACGGACGGCATCCGGCGTGCACTGGTGTTCGCGACCAGTGCCTACGGCGGCTATTCGGCGTGCAGACAGTACGACGAGGACATCCGACGGGCTCGTGCGGCCGTCGGGGACGCCGCACCCGAGCTCGTCAAGCTCCGCCAGTTCTTCGATCATCCGCTGTTCGTCTCCGCCGTCGCCGACGGTGTCCGCCGTGCGTTCGTCGAGCTGCCGGGTGATCAGCGCGAACAGGCGCGGCTGGTGTTCACCGCCCACTCCGTCCCTGAGGCGGCCGACGCCGCTGCGGGTCCGGCTGAGGAGGGCGGTCACCTGTACTCCCGACAGGTCTTCGAGGCGGCTCGACTGGTGGCCGCCGAACTGGGTGTCGCCGAGCACGACGTGGTCTGGCAGTCCCGTTCCGGACCGCCGCAGGTGCCGTGGCTGGAACCCGACATCGTGGACCATCTCGACACGCTCTACTCGGCGAACACCCAGGCCGTGGTGGTCTGCCCGATCGGCTTCGTCAGCGACCACCTGGAGGTCGTCTGGGATCTGGATGCCGAGGCGAGGGAACGAGCCGAGGAACTCGGCATGGGATTCGCCCGCGCCGCCGCGCCCGGCACCGACCGGCGGTTCGCCGAGCTGATCGGCGAGCTGATCCGGGAGATGGTCGAGGGAGTGCCCGCTCGACGACTGTCCACGCTGCCCGCCGATGGCTGCATGGTCAACGGCGCGTGGTGCGCGACCAACTGCTGCGCGCCCGCACGCAGGCCCGTCCGATCCGAACCCGCCACGATCGACGCCTGA
- a CDS encoding phage baseplate protein has translation MDDDRTREFSRRTLFLAGGGIGVAALLGSLAAPGAAADADAAGMDAAGMRLAGVDPAAVPASRRFDLTQPSHDLFRHVRLHNRTVQQSFAFDNVNRRLFVAQRRDGSASGAGSLCISRLDFSGRLLGHMYLTGFGHGVSFGVDASGTTSRLWTEIEANGNGYGRRLARFDFVSGRTLTNSSSHLTRLPAVAGASEHTCTIDPVHRRLIIRYHTSAGKRFAVYALDQVTGSTLGPKLADVAQPSLGSPAPVFQGYAAYGRYVYLLTGTSYADSPTLNSRVTSVDLQTGAIRQGPVITRAGSTLSFREPEGMGVYRTAAGQDRLFLGFASGATGDRRSNLFYKNVLI, from the coding sequence GTGGACGACGATCGAACGAGAGAGTTCTCCAGGCGGACGCTGTTTCTGGCGGGCGGCGGCATCGGCGTCGCCGCGCTGCTCGGCTCGCTGGCGGCGCCGGGTGCTGCGGCCGATGCGGACGCCGCAGGAATGGACGCCGCCGGAATGCGCCTGGCAGGCGTGGACCCGGCCGCCGTGCCCGCATCGCGGCGCTTCGACCTCACCCAGCCCTCGCACGACCTGTTCCGGCACGTACGGCTGCACAACCGCACCGTCCAGCAGTCCTTCGCGTTCGACAACGTCAACCGTCGGCTGTTCGTCGCGCAGCGCAGAGACGGCTCGGCGTCCGGTGCAGGCAGCCTGTGCATCAGCAGACTGGACTTCAGCGGCAGGCTGCTGGGGCACATGTATCTGACCGGCTTCGGACATGGGGTCTCGTTCGGTGTGGACGCCAGTGGGACGACCTCCCGGCTGTGGACGGAGATCGAGGCCAACGGCAACGGCTACGGGCGGCGACTGGCCCGCTTCGACTTCGTTTCGGGACGGACGCTCACCAACTCGTCGAGCCACCTGACCCGGTTGCCCGCGGTGGCCGGTGCCTCCGAACACACCTGCACGATCGACCCGGTGCACCGGAGGCTGATCATTCGCTACCACACCAGCGCCGGAAAGCGATTCGCCGTCTACGCACTGGACCAGGTCACCGGTTCGACTCTCGGCCCGAAGCTGGCGGACGTCGCCCAGCCCTCCCTGGGCAGTCCCGCTCCGGTGTTCCAGGGCTACGCCGCCTACGGTCGCTATGTCTACCTGCTCACCGGAACGTCCTACGCAGACAGTCCCACCTTGAACTCCAGGGTGACCAGCGTCGATCTCCAGACCGGGGCGATCCGACAGGGACCGGTGATCACCAGGGCCGGGTCGACGCTGTCCTTCCGGGAACCGGAGGGCATGGGCGTCTATCGCACCGCCGCGGGCCAGGATCGACTGTTCCTCGGCTTCGCCTCCGGTGCGACCGGCGATCGTCGTTCCAATCTCTTCTACAAGAACGTCCTGATCTGA
- a CDS encoding DUF3097 domain-containing protein: MTPRYGNADYGPDVLAGRRDRAPVSEVPTVPATIDLVVEDVGGFCGAVVHCDRVGVTLEDRHGVRRVFPLRPAGFLLEGRPVTLTVPPRTPPSAGTRSASGSVRVEGLRARTARASRIWVEGVHDAELLERVWGHDLRVEGVVVEPLQGVDHLADALAEFGPQSHRRVGVLVDHLVPGSKESRLVAAVDSPHVLVTGHPYVDVWEAVRPSAVGIDAWPSIPRGIEWKLGVCAELGWGEPAEGWRRVLAGVRGYRDLETPLIGAVERLIDFVTGPDSD, translated from the coding sequence GTGACTCCCCGTTACGGCAACGCCGACTACGGCCCCGACGTTCTCGCCGGCCGACGCGACCGGGCGCCCGTGTCGGAGGTGCCCACGGTGCCCGCCACGATCGACCTGGTCGTCGAGGACGTCGGCGGGTTCTGCGGCGCCGTCGTGCACTGCGACCGCGTCGGAGTGACCTTGGAGGACCGGCACGGTGTCCGTCGGGTCTTCCCGCTGCGACCGGCGGGGTTCCTGCTGGAGGGCAGGCCGGTGACGTTGACGGTGCCGCCTCGGACGCCGCCGTCGGCGGGGACGCGCTCGGCGTCGGGCTCGGTACGGGTCGAGGGCCTGCGGGCGAGGACCGCGCGGGCGAGCCGGATCTGGGTCGAGGGCGTGCACGACGCCGAGCTGTTGGAGCGGGTCTGGGGTCACGACCTGCGTGTGGAGGGCGTCGTCGTCGAGCCGTTGCAGGGCGTCGATCACCTGGCCGATGCGCTGGCGGAGTTCGGCCCGCAGTCGCATCGTCGGGTGGGCGTGCTGGTGGATCATCTGGTGCCGGGCAGCAAGGAGTCCCGACTGGTCGCGGCCGTCGACTCGCCGCACGTGCTGGTCACCGGCCACCCGTATGTCGACGTCTGGGAGGCGGTCCGACCCTCGGCCGTGGGCATCGATGCCTGGCCCTCGATCCCGAGGGGGATCGAGTGGAAGCTGGGCGTCTGCGCCGAGCTGGGCTGGGGAGAACCTGCGGAAGGCTGGCGGCGGGTGCTCGCGGGGGTACGCGGCTATCGCGATCTCGAGACGCCGTTGATCGGCGCCGTCGAGCGCCTCATCGACTTCGTGACCGGGCCCGACTCGGACTGA
- a CDS encoding NfeD family protein: MAALIWVIAGALLIAAEVLSGNLVMLMLGVGALIAAISAGVGLPLWIDVIVFGLSSVGLVVLARPVLRRRMGRGELTAKTNAEALVGEKATVVTEVNADGGLVKLAGEVWSARSLDETQVLEEGRIVTVMEISGATAVVWDTP; encoded by the coding sequence ATGGCAGCCCTGATCTGGGTCATCGCGGGAGCACTGCTCATCGCGGCCGAGGTGCTGTCCGGAAACCTGGTCATGCTGATGCTCGGCGTCGGAGCGCTCATCGCCGCCATCTCGGCGGGGGTGGGCCTGCCCCTGTGGATCGACGTGATCGTGTTCGGCCTCTCCTCGGTAGGACTGGTCGTCCTCGCCCGGCCGGTCCTGCGCAGGCGGATGGGCCGGGGCGAGTTGACCGCGAAGACCAATGCCGAGGCCCTGGTCGGCGAGAAGGCCACGGTCGTGACCGAGGTGAACGCCGACGGCGGCCTGGTCAAGCTGGCAGGCGAGGTCTGGTCGGCCCGCAGCCTCGACGAGACCCAGGTCCTGGAAGAGGGCCGCATCGTCACCGTCATGGAGATCTCCGGCGCGACCGCCGTGGTCTGGGACACCCCGTGA
- a CDS encoding SPFH domain-containing protein — MTLFIVLAVIVLLIITVVSQAVLVIPQATAAVIERLGRFRTVAAPGLNFLVPFFDRVRARIDLREQVVSFPPQPVITEDNLTVSIDTVVYFQVTDPRAAVYEISDYIIGVEQLTTTTLRNVVGGMTLEQTLTSRDQINGQLRGVLDEATGRWGIRVARVELKAIDPPPSIQDSMEKQMRADREKRAMILTAEGERESAIKTAEGQKQSQILGAEGAKQAAILGAEGERQAAIMRAQGERAARYLQAQGQAKAIEKVFAAVKAGKPTPELLAYQYLQTLPQMAQGDANKVWVIPSDFNKSLEGFARMLGDKGDDGVFRYEPPTEDVPESRPEEEDESIASWFDTSSDPKVAEAVRAAEEVARKEVPSPVSGLGSSARSSARAVDTPATGPTLPGAAQRPPLGTGEPAPGQQPESGDSRG; from the coding sequence ATGACGCTCTTCATCGTGTTGGCAGTGATCGTGCTGCTGATCATCACGGTCGTGTCGCAGGCCGTGCTGGTGATTCCGCAGGCGACCGCGGCTGTGATCGAGAGACTCGGACGGTTCCGTACCGTGGCGGCGCCGGGACTGAACTTCCTGGTGCCCTTCTTCGATCGGGTGCGGGCCAGGATCGACCTCCGCGAGCAGGTGGTCTCGTTCCCGCCGCAGCCGGTGATCACCGAGGACAACCTGACGGTCTCCATCGACACGGTGGTCTACTTCCAGGTCACGGACCCGCGTGCGGCGGTCTACGAGATCTCCGACTACATCATCGGCGTCGAGCAGTTGACCACCACGACGCTGCGCAACGTGGTCGGCGGGATGACCCTGGAACAGACGTTGACCTCCCGCGACCAGATCAACGGCCAGTTGCGGGGCGTCCTCGACGAGGCGACGGGTCGCTGGGGCATCCGGGTCGCCAGGGTCGAGCTGAAGGCGATCGATCCGCCGCCCTCCATCCAGGACTCGATGGAGAAGCAGATGCGTGCCGACCGGGAGAAGCGTGCCATGATCCTCACCGCCGAGGGCGAGCGGGAGTCGGCGATCAAGACGGCGGAGGGCCAGAAGCAGTCCCAGATCCTCGGTGCCGAGGGCGCCAAGCAGGCCGCCATCCTCGGCGCCGAGGGCGAACGGCAGGCCGCCATCATGCGTGCCCAGGGGGAGCGGGCGGCTCGCTACCTTCAGGCGCAGGGTCAGGCCAAGGCCATCGAGAAGGTCTTCGCCGCCGTCAAGGCGGGCAAGCCGACTCCCGAGCTGCTGGCCTATCAGTACCTCCAGACGCTGCCGCAGATGGCACAGGGCGACGCGAACAAGGTGTGGGTGATCCCCAGCGACTTCAACAAGTCCCTGGAGGGCTTCGCCAGGATGCTCGGGGACAAGGGCGACGACGGCGTCTTCCGCTACGAGCCGCCCACGGAGGACGTTCCGGAATCGCGACCGGAGGAGGAGGACGAGTCGATCGCGAGCTGGTTCGACACCTCGTCCGACCCCAAGGTCGCCGAGGCGGTGCGTGCCGCCGAGGAGGTGGCGCGCAAGGAGGTGCCCAGCCCGGTGTCCGGTCTGGGCAGTTCGGCTCGGTCGAGCGCGCGCGCCGTCGACACGCCTGCGACCGGCCCGACCCTGCCGGGAGCCGCGCAGCGGCCTCCGTTGGGCACGGGTGAGCCTGCACCGGGTCAGCAGCCGGAATCGGGCGACTCGCGCGGCTGA
- a CDS encoding aldehyde dehydrogenase family protein, which translates to MDSSAVLRNFVGGEYVDTVDGETAPLVDPCTEEEFGAAGLSRWADVDGALRRAERAQEIWAGTTPAERQRALLRLADSVEDAAADFVFAECAMTGKPVRQVVEEELPQAVDQIRFFAGAARVLDGTAGGEYLAGHASMLHSEPLGVCAQVTPHSHPLVFAASSVAPALAAGNAVVLKPAETTPTTSLLLAEHAAAVLPAGVFNVICGDRDTGRAMVAHETPRLIALTGAVRSGMEVAGSAASDLKRVHLRLGGKAPAVVFGDVDVPDTAARLVRAAFANGGQDCLSATRVLAAEAVYDELLAEIVVRAEALRTGPPQDVSADYGPLNNAVQFDQVNGVLQRLPDHAEVLTTGGPTGERGYYFRPTVIAGVHQDDEVVQNEVFGPVLTVQRFTDVEDALMLANGVRYGRAASVWTADNALAARVAAALSFGSVWVNTHGSVAAEMPHNGFRHSGHGTGVSRHGLDDYTRFKHVMTSLKPN; encoded by the coding sequence GTGGACAGTTCGGCGGTGCTGCGCAACTTCGTCGGCGGCGAGTACGTCGACACGGTGGACGGTGAGACTGCACCGTTGGTCGATCCGTGCACCGAGGAGGAGTTCGGCGCTGCCGGGCTGAGCCGATGGGCCGACGTCGACGGCGCACTGCGTCGCGCCGAGCGGGCTCAGGAGATCTGGGCTGGCACCACGCCCGCTGAGCGGCAGCGGGCACTGCTGCGGCTGGCCGACTCCGTGGAGGATGCCGCCGCCGACTTCGTGTTCGCCGAGTGTGCGATGACGGGGAAGCCGGTGCGGCAGGTCGTCGAGGAGGAGCTTCCGCAGGCCGTCGACCAGATCCGCTTCTTCGCGGGCGCGGCACGCGTGCTGGACGGGACGGCAGGCGGTGAGTACCTCGCAGGCCATGCCTCCATGCTGCATAGCGAGCCGTTGGGCGTCTGCGCGCAGGTCACCCCGCACAGCCATCCGCTGGTGTTCGCCGCGTCCTCCGTGGCACCCGCCCTGGCGGCAGGCAACGCGGTGGTGCTCAAGCCTGCCGAGACGACGCCCACGACGAGCCTGCTGCTCGCCGAGCACGCCGCAGCCGTGCTGCCCGCCGGTGTGTTCAACGTCATCTGCGGCGATCGGGACACCGGGCGGGCGATGGTGGCGCACGAGACGCCCCGGCTGATCGCCCTGACCGGCGCGGTGCGGTCGGGGATGGAGGTCGCGGGCTCGGCGGCCTCCGACCTCAAGCGGGTGCACCTCCGACTGGGCGGCAAGGCCCCGGCGGTGGTGTTCGGGGACGTGGACGTTCCCGACACGGCGGCTCGACTGGTCCGGGCCGCCTTCGCCAACGGCGGGCAGGACTGCCTGTCGGCGACTCGGGTGCTGGCCGCCGAGGCCGTCTACGACGAACTGCTGGCCGAGATCGTGGTGCGTGCTGAGGCACTGCGCACCGGGCCGCCGCAGGACGTCTCGGCCGACTACGGCCCGCTGAACAACGCGGTCCAGTTCGATCAGGTCAACGGAGTCCTGCAACGGCTCCCCGACCACGCCGAGGTGCTCACCACCGGCGGGCCCACGGGCGAGCGCGGTTACTACTTCCGTCCCACCGTGATCGCGGGTGTCCACCAGGACGACGAGGTGGTGCAGAACGAGGTGTTCGGCCCGGTGCTGACCGTCCAGCGCTTCACCGACGTCGAGGACGCCCTGATGCTGGCCAACGGTGTGCGCTACGGCCGCGCGGCCAGTGTCTGGACGGCGGACAACGCCCTGGCCGCCAGGGTGGCCGCCGCACTGTCCTTCGGCAGCGTCTGGGTCAACACCCACGGCAGCGTGGCGGCCGAGATGCCGCACAACGGCTTCCGGCACTCCGGTCACGGCACCGGGGTCTCTCGGCACGGCCTCGACGACTACACCCGCTTCAAACACGTCATGACGAGTCTGAAGCCGAACTGA
- a CDS encoding OsmC family protein: MPREHHYEVAVSWTGNTGAGTSGYRDYERSHDVASAGLPVIEGSADPAFVGDPSRWNPEQLLLAALSQCHMLSYLALCSLGRVVVVEYVDSARGVMHESARTGGRFTEVVLAPVVTVTSESMVGEATDLHHRAHETCFIANSVNFPVRHAPTIRVRPPRG; the protein is encoded by the coding sequence ATGCCCCGCGAACACCACTACGAGGTCGCGGTGTCCTGGACCGGGAACACCGGCGCGGGCACCTCGGGTTATCGGGACTACGAGCGGTCGCACGACGTCGCCTCGGCCGGTCTGCCCGTCATCGAGGGCAGCGCCGACCCCGCGTTCGTCGGCGACCCGAGCCGGTGGAATCCCGAGCAGCTCCTCCTCGCGGCGTTGTCACAGTGCCACATGCTCAGCTACCTCGCGTTGTGCTCACTCGGCCGAGTCGTGGTCGTGGAGTACGTGGACTCCGCACGCGGGGTGATGCACGAATCTGCCCGCACCGGCGGCCGATTCACCGAGGTGGTCCTGGCACCGGTGGTCACCGTGACGAGTGAGTCCATGGTCGGCGAGGCAACCGACCTGCATCACCGGGCACACGAGACCTGCTTCATCGCCAATTCGGTGAACTTCCCCGTCCGGCACGCCCCGACGATCCGGGTGCGCCCGCCGCGCGGCTGA
- a CDS encoding TetR/AcrR family transcriptional regulator, producing the protein MEFILEAAAQLFDRDGLAATTNHIAERAGVSIGTVYQYFPNKQALLYALALRHVEATRARLTVVLAELRSREPPFADTMAVLATEVAALHHDRPRLHALMHRHAPRVPAGLAVLGALTDRLIAEVAHHLRRCGRGDADATVTAATLVHALDAQLHHVLLDRSDQVDRLVTLALAITDAERPD; encoded by the coding sequence GTGGAGTTCATCCTGGAGGCGGCTGCTCAGCTTTTCGACCGGGACGGCCTTGCCGCGACCACGAATCACATCGCCGAACGCGCGGGTGTGTCCATCGGGACGGTGTACCAGTACTTCCCGAACAAGCAGGCCCTGCTCTACGCCTTGGCGCTGCGCCACGTCGAGGCGACCCGGGCTCGGCTGACTGTGGTGCTCGCCGAACTCCGCAGCCGCGAGCCGCCGTTCGCCGACACCATGGCCGTACTCGCGACCGAGGTCGCCGCGCTGCATCATGACCGACCCCGGCTGCACGCCCTGATGCACCGACACGCCCCCAGGGTGCCTGCGGGCCTCGCGGTGCTGGGTGCGCTGACCGACCGGTTGATCGCCGAGGTGGCTCATCACCTGCGTCGGTGCGGTCGAGGGGACGCGGACGCGACGGTGACCGCCGCGACCCTCGTTCATGCGCTGGACGCCCAGCTGCACCACGTCCTGCTCGACCGCTCCGACCAGGTCGATCGCCTCGTCACCCTGGCCCTCGCGATCACCGATGCCGAGCGGCCGGACTGA
- a CDS encoding alpha/beta hydrolase → MHDDYLALLPDELCPDPLPARRTTWWRWRDMDVHVERVGEPDAPRRALLLHGAGGNAAAMWPIAAQLAGRGVELVVPDLPGFGRTRTPRRGAVRLRDWIDLAGDLLRAERRDDARPLTLIGASMSGMIAYEVAVRTGLADRVVVTCLVDSRDARVRRKAARAPWLGAVARPVLRWAAGPFARVELPLHLLVNMRAMSNIPALVDLVLRDRSGGGNRMPLGFVRSFLDAVPSVEPELVTAPEFVLAHPAADSWTPVELSLPFFERLAAPRRLVLLPDAGHFPIEPAGMRMLVDLLAEDPRSADATGSRPSDRP, encoded by the coding sequence GTGCATGACGACTACCTGGCCTTACTGCCCGATGAACTGTGCCCCGACCCCCTGCCCGCCCGTCGCACCACCTGGTGGCGATGGCGGGACATGGACGTTCATGTCGAGCGGGTGGGCGAACCCGACGCGCCCCGGCGTGCACTGCTGCTGCACGGCGCGGGCGGCAACGCGGCGGCGATGTGGCCGATCGCGGCTCAGCTCGCCGGTCGCGGCGTCGAACTGGTCGTTCCGGACCTGCCCGGCTTCGGCCGGACGCGGACTCCTCGGCGGGGTGCGGTGCGGCTGCGGGACTGGATCGACCTGGCCGGTGATCTGCTGCGTGCCGAGCGTCGCGATGACGCACGACCGCTGACGTTGATCGGCGCCAGCATGAGCGGGATGATCGCCTACGAGGTCGCCGTGCGGACCGGCCTGGCCGACCGGGTCGTCGTCACGTGTCTCGTGGACTCTCGCGACGCTCGGGTCCGGCGGAAGGCGGCCCGTGCCCCGTGGCTGGGTGCCGTCGCGAGACCCGTGCTGCGGTGGGCGGCGGGACCGTTCGCGCGAGTGGAGCTGCCGCTGCACCTGCTGGTGAACATGCGGGCGATGAGCAACATCCCGGCGCTGGTCGATCTGGTTCTGCGGGATCGCAGCGGCGGCGGCAACCGGATGCCGCTGGGCTTCGTGCGGAGCTTCCTCGACGCGGTCCCGAGCGTGGAGCCGGAGCTGGTCACCGCTCCCGAGTTCGTCCTGGCGCATCCGGCGGCGGACAGCTGGACCCCGGTGGAGCTCAGCCTGCCCTTCTTCGAGCGGCTCGCCGCACCCCGACGACTGGTGCTGCTGCCGGACGCCGGGCACTTTCCCATCGAGCCCGCCGGGATGCGGATGCTCGTGGACCTGCTCGCCGAGGACCCCCGTTCGGCGGACGCGACCGGGTCCCGGCCGAGCGATCGGCCGTGA
- a CDS encoding amidase has translation MVGEDLAESTAGQLRAAFDRGETTPREAAEAVLARIDRLDGQVNAFCLLDEATTLAAADAATDRLRRGVPLGPLDGIPVSIKDVLLTKGWPTMRGSRSTDVSQPWDADGPSVARLREQGAVFVGKTTTPELAWKGVTDGPLTGVTRNPWDPGRTAGGSSGGGAAAVALGMAPLTLGTDGGGSVRIPGSFCGIFALKPTYGLISHYPSSPFGTLAHVGPMTRTVADAALLLDAVAVPDPRDWSALPAPTTPFVETLGAGVRGLRIAFSPDLGYVEVDQEVAEQVAAAVEVFAELGAVVEQVDPGFTDPVTEFHTLWFAGAAKSLEALSDRQRARLDPGLREIAEQGAEYSALDYLTANACRAALGALMGRFHQRYDLLLTPTMPIPAFEAGRESPAGSSGPRWTSWTQFTYPFNMTQQPAATVPCGFTRDGLPIGLQVVGPRHADAAVLAACHAFETARPWQGRRPVVAGG, from the coding sequence ATGGTGGGCGAGGACCTGGCGGAGTCGACGGCAGGGCAGCTGCGAGCCGCCTTCGACCGAGGTGAGACGACGCCTCGGGAGGCGGCTGAGGCGGTGCTCGCCCGGATCGATCGCCTCGACGGGCAGGTCAACGCGTTCTGCCTCCTCGACGAGGCGACGACGCTGGCCGCGGCCGACGCGGCCACCGACCGGCTTCGCCGAGGCGTACCGCTGGGCCCGCTCGACGGCATCCCGGTCTCTATCAAGGACGTGCTGCTGACCAAGGGCTGGCCCACCATGCGGGGCTCGCGCAGTACCGACGTCTCGCAGCCCTGGGACGCCGACGGGCCCTCCGTGGCGCGGCTGCGGGAGCAGGGCGCGGTGTTCGTCGGCAAGACCACCACGCCCGAACTGGCGTGGAAGGGCGTCACCGACGGCCCGCTGACCGGGGTCACCCGCAATCCCTGGGACCCCGGCCGGACGGCGGGCGGCTCCAGCGGGGGCGGCGCGGCGGCCGTGGCGCTGGGCATGGCGCCGTTGACGCTGGGCACCGACGGCGGCGGATCGGTGCGCATTCCCGGCAGCTTCTGCGGGATCTTCGCACTGAAGCCCACCTACGGTCTGATCTCGCATTATCCGAGCAGCCCCTTCGGCACCCTGGCCCATGTCGGCCCGATGACCAGGACGGTCGCCGACGCCGCACTGCTGCTCGACGCGGTGGCGGTGCCCGATCCCCGGGACTGGTCGGCTCTCCCCGCGCCGACGACGCCCTTCGTCGAGACTCTCGGGGCGGGCGTGCGGGGCCTGCGGATCGCGTTCAGTCCCGACCTCGGCTACGTCGAGGTGGATCAGGAGGTCGCGGAGCAGGTCGCGGCGGCGGTCGAGGTGTTCGCCGAGCTCGGCGCCGTCGTGGAGCAGGTCGATCCCGGATTCACCGACCCGGTGACGGAGTTCCATACGCTGTGGTTCGCCGGTGCGGCGAAGTCGCTGGAGGCGCTGTCGGATCGGCAGCGGGCGAGACTCGACCCCGGCCTGCGGGAGATCGCCGAGCAGGGCGCCGAGTACTCGGCGCTGGACTACCTCACCGCCAACGCCTGCCGTGCCGCCCTCGGCGCGCTGATGGGCCGGTTCCACCAGCGCTACGACCTGCTGCTGACGCCGACGATGCCCATCCCCGCCTTCGAGGCGGGCCGCGAGTCGCCCGCCGGGTCGAGCGGGCCGAGGTGGACGAGCTGGACGCAGTTCACCTATCCCTTCAACATGACCCAGCAGCCCGCCGCGACCGTCCCCTGCGGATTCACCCGCGACGGCCTGCCGATCGGGCTCCAGGTGGTCGGACCCCGGCATGCCGACGCCGCCGTCCTGGCGGCCTGCCACGCCTTCGAGACGGCCAGGCCGTGGCAGGGCCGCCGTCCGGTGGTGGCGGGCGGCTGA